TCTCATTTGGAGTGAAGAAACCTCTGTCGCAAAATACATCAACATATTCTGCTAAACCTTCCTTAGCTATTAAAGGAATCATATCTTCTATGATACAGTTTATATATCCGGCTCTGTTTTCTTTATATGCTGTAGGTATAGCATGTGCTCCGAGGAAAGTAGACTTAATGGTAACAGGATACTTATCTTTTAAAAGTTTAATAACCCTAAGCATCTTTACTTCATCCTGAACAGATAAACCATAACCGCTTTTTATTTCAACAGCACCGGTTCCCATTCCCATAATTTCTTCTATACGTACACTTGCCTGTTCAAAAAGTTCAAATTCAGATGTATCATGCAATTTTTTCGCCGAATTTAGAATTCCGCCACCGTTTTTGGCAATATCTTCATAGGAAAGACCATTAATCTTATCAACGAATTCTTTTTCTCTGCTTCCTGCAAAAACTACATGAGTATGCGAATCTACCCATGTTGGCATTACTATTTTGCCTTTAGCATTGATAACTTTAGTAGTATTAGCGTAATCAACCCCGTGAATATCGCTCATAGGTCCGTAATTAACTATAATTCCATCTTCAATTTCTACAAATGCATTTTCAATTATCGGCAATTCTTTCATTTCAAGACCTACAATAGCATCTATTTTTTCTTCTCTAACCTGAATTAATTGACTTATATTCTGAATTATTGTTTTCATACTTTTTTGTTTGCTATGTCTTTAAATTTTGTCTCAGTAAAAATATAAAATCTACAGTAAATACTCTTACATATTAGAACATTTTCAGTAAAAAAATAAAGACTTAATAGTTATTGTAACAACAGTTATCATAGTTACTTTATTATTATAAGTTATACGTGTTTTTTACTACCTTAGTAGTCAAGTGTTAATTATTGTTGGAATAAGTAAAAAAAGTTATGGAGAGTTTAAAAGGAACAAAAACCGAACAAAATCTTTTAAAAGCTTTTGCGGGAGAATCTCAGGCTACTATGAGGTACAGGTATTTTGCCAAACAGGCTAAAAAAGAAGGTTTAGAGCAAATTGCTGCATTATTCGAAGAAACAGCAGTTAACGAAACTGCACACGCCAAAAGATTTTTCAGATTTCTGGAAGGTAACATGGTAGAAATTACGGCTACTTATCCTGCCGGAAAGATTGGAACAACTTTAGAAAATCTTAAGGCCGCAGCAGATGGCGAAAATGAAGAATGGACTGAGTTGTATCCGGAGTTTGCTAAAATTGCAGAAGAGGAAGGTTTTAAAGCCGTGGCTACTGCTTTTAAGCTAATAGCTGAAGTTGAAAAAGCGCATGAAGAAAGGTATAGAACTCTATACAATAATCTGGAGGAAGGAAAAGTATTTGAAAAAGGAGATAATATTGTGTGGAAGTGTAGAGTATGCGGATATTTGCACGAAGGAAAAAAGGCGCCAAAAGTGTGTCCTGTTTGTGCTCATCCACAATCTCATTTCGAAATTCAGGAGAGTAATTATTAAAAGTAACTATTAAGAAGTGACTAGAGTATAAAGTACTTAAAGTGCCTAAAGTTGTTGTTTTATTAACAATTTTAGGCACTTTAAACTTTAGATCACTTTAAGTACTTAATTGGATTTCTATAAACAACTAATCGAACTATTAATGTAAAGTCGTATTTTTATGAATCTCAAAAAGATACAGTTATGAAATGGAAGGGGAGAAGTGGCAGTGACAATATCGAGGACAGAAGAGGAGGAGGTTCAAATTTCAATCCTTTAAGAGGAGGGAATAGAAAATTTAGTTTTATTACAATAATAATCATTGTAGTAGCCTTATACTTTGGCAAAGACCCGATGCAGTTTTTGCAAATGGGAAACGAATTTTTGTCTACAGAACAGGAAACTACTACTACCGGAGTTAAAAATACGGGCAGGAGTGATGACGAGATGGCTCATTTCGTTGAAGTTGTACTCAAAGACACTGAAGATGTTTGGACAAAAGTTTTTAGAGAACAGTTAAACTCAACCTATAAAAAGCCTATTTTAGTAATGTTTAGCGGACATACTACATCTGCCTGTGGGGCTGCAAGTGCATCTACAGGGCCTTTCTATTGTCCTGTAGACGAAAAGGTTTATATAGATCTAAGTTTTTACAATCAGTTGGTAAATAACCTTGGCGGAGGCGGTGATTTTGCCATGGCTTATGTTATTGCTCACGAGGTAGGTCATCATGTTCAAAAACTATTGGGAATAAGCGATAAAGTACATGAACTTAGAAGGAAAATTTCTGAAGAAGAATACAATGAATTATCGGTTAGACTTGAACTTCAGGCCGATTTTTTTGCCGGAGTCTGGGCAAAGGAAAATCAATCAATGAATCATGTATTGGAAGAAGGAGATATTGAGGAAGCAATGAATGCTGCCAATGCTATTGGTGATGACAGATTACAAAAACAAGCACAAGGATATGCAGTTCCTGAGACCTTTACTCACGGTACTTCCCAACAAAGAATGAAATGGTTTATGAAGGGCTTCGAAACCGGAGATATGTCTAATGGAGATACTTTTTCGGCCAAAGACTTATAGTGTTTTGCGTAAATATTTCATTATACATTGTAAAAATCAACTTAAAAATAATTGGGTCTCAGATAATTAAAATAAATAAACACACGAAGTGGGTATAATACCGTCGTAGAGGTAAGTTTTAATAAAAAACTCCAACCCGCCTGACCGGACGGGCAGGTGAGCTGATGACAAAAAAAAAGAGGCCACGAATGCACGAATTATATAAACTCACTAACGTTCGTTCTCGGTTGTATATTGAGCGTTAGTGAAAAAATAATTCACGCATTCGCGGCTTAAGTAAAAAAGTTGCAAAAAAATACAAATAAAATTACACATTAAAAATATGGTTTGTCCTCGTTGTATCACTGCAACCAGAATGGAATTAGAGAAACTAAATATTAATTCTAAATCAATAGATCTGGGTGACGTAGATATTTTATATTCAATTGTAGCATGGCTATATTTTGCTGTTAAAAATATATAAAACTATTATGGTAGCTGTATTTTTCACAAGTCGTTTATATATTTCATACCTTTAGTAATCAATGTTTAACGCAATGACCATGTAAGGTATGAAACAAGACATACACATCGGCTTAGATTTAGGTTCTATTTCTATTAATACAATAGTAATGGATAATGAAAAGAATATTATTGAAAGTCGTTATGATTTCTGCCACGGAATGCCATTTTCACTGTTAAGGAGGCTACTAACGGAAATAATTAATAAGTATTCTGAAAACTCAATCAATCATATTGCTATAACAGGCACAGGGGGTAAGTTAGCACAAGAACTAATAGGAGGACATTTTGTAAATGAAATTATAGCCCAATCTGCATCGGTTGCTAAACTTTATCCGAATGTAAAAACTGTAATCGAAATGGGGGGTGAGGACTCTAAGCTAATTATTATGCATGGGGATGAAAAAGAAAAGTCTAGCCGTCTTTCCGATTTTACCCTAAATAATATATGTGCTGCAGGTACAGGGTCTTTTCTCGATCAGCAAGCTAAACGAATTGGAGTGTCTATAGAAAAAGAATTTGGAAGGTTAGCTTTAAAATCGGAGAAACCGCCACGAATAGCTGGTCGATGTAGTGTGTTCGCAAAGAGTGACATGATTCATCTTCAGCAAATAGCCACACCTGTACATGATATTGTTGCCGGTTTGTGTTTTGCTGTTGCTAGAAATTTTATCAGCAGCATGGGAAAGGGTAAGAAATTTGATTTTCCAATTATTTTTCAAGGGGGTGTTGCTGCAAACGAAGGAGTTGTTAGAGCATTTAGAGAGTTATTAAAAGCAAAGGAAGATGAACTAATAATACCTAAGCATCTTGCTTCAATGGGTGCTATTGGTGCTCTATATTATATTTTAGACCAAAAAGAATTAGCGATTAAACCATATTTAGGAATAGAAAATATAGATAATTATTTATCCGGAAGACATTCCAAAAGTGATTATAATGAATCGCTTACCAAATCGGCAGCTAAATACAATAAAGATGTATATCCTATTCCTGAAGGTATTGATAAATTAGATGTTTATTTAGGAGTTGATATTGGGTCGCTGAGTACAAACGTAGTGCTTATTGATAAATATAACCACGTAATAGCAAGGAGATATTTACCAACTGCTAGTAAGCCTTTGGAGGCAATACGACGTGGAATGTCTGAGATTTATGAAGAAATAGGGGATAGAGTAAATGTCTTAGGTGCCGGATCAACAGGTTCTGGACGATATCTAACGGGTGATTTTATTGGCGCTGATATTATTCGTAATGAGATTACAGCACAAGCCACTGCGGCTATAGCATATGATTCATCCGTTGATACAATATTTGAAATTGGAGGACAAGACTCAAAATATATCTGTATCGATAATGGAGTTATTGTTGATTTTGAAATGAATAAGGTTTGCGCTGCTGGTACAGGGTCATTTCTAGAAGAGCAATCAGAGAAACTTGATATTAATATAATTGAAGAGTTTGGAAAATTGGCCATTGAAGCTGAGAACCCTGCTAAGTTAGGAAATAGGTGTACTGTATTTATGGAATCAGACCTCAATTCTCAACAGCAGAAAGGAGTTTCAAAAGATAACCTTATTGGAGGTTTGGCATATTCAATCGTTGAGAATTATATTCAGAAAGTAGTTCGAAAAAAGAGAATTGGTAATAAGATTTTCTTTCAGGGGGGAGTTACCAACAACCAAGCTGTCGTAGCTGCTTTTGAAAAAATAACTGGTAAAGAAATAATTATTCCACCTCATTTTGATGTTACCGGAGCTATTGGTGTAGCAATTCTTGCAAGAGAATCAATGGTAAATGGCAAGAAAACCAGTTTTAAAGGTTTTGACATAAGTAAAATACCATATACAGTTGACACTTTCACATGTAAATCGTGCTCAAACCTATGCGAAATTAGAAGAGTGAGGATAGAAGGAGAGAAAAAACCATTATATTTTGGTGGTCGCTGTGAATTGTGGGAAGTTGAAGATAGAAAAGGTAAAGGAAAAGGGATTCCAAATTTGTTTGAAGAAAGGAATGCTATTTTATTAGATGGGTTCATTGAAGAAGAAAAAGACGATAGGATTACAATTGGTATACCTCGAGCTCTAATGCTATTTTATCAACAATTCCCTTTTTGGAGAACTTTTTTTACTGATTTAGGTTTCAGGGTTGTAATCTCGCCAGAATCAGATACCCGACTGATAAAGAAATCATTAGAGATGATTGTTGCAGAAACCTGTTTCCCTGTTGAACTTATGCATGGACATATTATAGATCTTCTTGAGAAAGATGTAGATTTTGTTTTTACTCCATTTATAATCAATGCTAAAACAGAAAAAGACAATCCCACAAATAATACAAATTGTCCTTGGGTACAATCATTCCCATTTATGGTTAAAGCTGCTATAGGTGATAATTCTCTGATTGATAAAATGCTTATTCCAACATTGAATTTCAGGTATTTTGGCAGAGTGCTAAATAAAGAGCTATCTGATTTTATGTACGATAAATTTGGGATTTCTAAAAAAGCTGTAGTTAATGCAATAAAAAAAGCAGATAAAGCACAAGAAATTTTTGAAAATAAGATAGTTTTAAGAGGTCAGGAGGTTATGAGTAACTTACCTGCCGACAAAGAAGCTCTTGTAATAATTGGTAGAGTATACAATACTGGCGATCCTGCCCTTAACCTTAGCATGGTTGAAAAATTAATTAATCAGGATGTTTTACCAATACCCCTAGACTACCTGCCACTAGGAAGCGAACACATTTTAAATGATTATCCACAGATGTATTGGCCAAATGGACAAAAAATATTGGCAGGAGCACGGATTATAGCTCGCGATCCTAAGCTTCATGCTGTATATATGGGTAATTTTAGATGTGGACCTGATTCCTTTCTAGCTCATTTTGTACATGAGGAAATGGCAGGTAAGCCATATCTTGAATTAGAAATTGACGAACATAGTGCCGATGCAGGTATGGTAACTCGTTATGAAGCTTTTTTAGATAGTTTAAAAGGAGCAAAATTAGCTCATAAAAAGAAAAGTGAAATTTTTAGACCAGGAATACAAAGATCTGATCCGATGAAAGATCGCACCTTATATTTTCCATATATGAGTGATAGTGCTTATGCTATAGCTGCAGCTAGTCGAAGTGTAGGAATGAATGCTGAAGTTCTACCAATGCAGACAAAAGTAGATTTAGAACTTGGTAGAAAAAATACTTCTGCAAGAGAGTGTTTCCCAATGGTTTGCACAACAGGCAGCTTCTTAAAGAAACTTTATGCCCCAGATACAGATCCAAAAAAAGTTAGTTTTTTTATGCCAGATCACAATGGTCCATGTCGTTTTGGCCAATACAATAAACTCCAACGTATTATTTTTGATAAACTAGGTTTTAAAGATGCTGAAATTATATCACCCGGCAATGATACGGCTTATGCTGATATTTCGGGGGGTCAGAGCACTAAATTTAGATTTATTGCTTGGAAAGGTTTTGTAGCCGTTGATTTGCTCCGTAAAATGAAGCAGGAGAGAAAGCCATATGAGTTATTTCAAGGAGAAACTGAAAAAGTATATAAAGAGTCATTAAATAGTGTAGTGAAGTCATTAGAAACAGGAGCTAAGCACCTAGAAGACATTTTACATCAAGCTGCATTAAACTTTGATAATATTGCTATATCTAATGGAGAAAGAAAACCTGTTATAGTAGTATTAGGTGAAATTTTCATGCGCGATAACCCTTATTGTAGTGGGCAAATTGTAAATAGACTTGAGAGCTTCGGTGCCGAAACATTTATTGCGCCATTTGCAGAGTGGATCAGCTATTCAACTTATCGATATACACGTGATAGCCTTTGGAAAAGTGATTATTTAGGTGTTCTTAAATCAAAAATACAAGAATTTTCACAGAATATATCCGCAGGAAGATTACATAAAGCAGCAAATGGGTATTTCGATAAAGAAAAAGATATAAGTGTAAAAGAAATGCTGAATAACTGTGGTAATTACATCCACAAACACTATGATGGCGATCCGGCTCTAAATCTTGGAAGTTCAGTAAGACTAGCTCAAGAAAAGGTTTCTGGTATTGTGAATATTCTTCCATTCACCTGTATGCCAGGTACTGTTGTTGCAGCAGTTTCACATAAATTTAAAAAGGATAATAATGATATACCACACGTGAATATTGCTTATGACGGACAAGAAGACACCTCAATTGAACTGCGACTTCAAGCCTTTATACATCAGGCTAAAGAATATTCAGTTCGTCATGGGTATAATAAACCTCAAAATTGGCATTTAATTAAGTAAATTTCAATAATGTATAGTAATTATCTCATTAATTTTTGAAATATCTTCGTTGCGTAGCATATTTGGCGTAACCTAATGAAAAATTTAAAACAAACAGGCGAGCAGTTTAATTCATTGATTTTCAGTCATTAACATGAAAATCATTACTTTTGCAAACAATAACCATAAAATTTATTAATAATGAAAAGATCAATTAAGCTAATAATGACAATAGCTGTTGTGGGTTTATTTAGTGTAAATGCCACAGCACAGAACAAATGTGGTGGTGCGGAGATGAAAAATAGTGAAATGCCTGAAATGGCAAAGTTTTCTGACATTGATGTAAATAATGATGGTAAAATTTCGGAGGAAGAATGTTCTGATTTTCGTGCTAAACGTAAAGAAAAGATGGAAGGAACTGAGATGAAGGAGGTTATGAGTGATTATAAACCACCTAAGTTTTCGGAGATGGATATTAACGGAGATGGATTTCTAAGCCCTGAAGAATTTAAAGCTCATCAGGATGAACACATGAAAGAAATTAAAGCGAAAATGAAAGCCAATAACGGAGAAATGAAATGCGGTAGCGGTAAATGTGGCGGAAAATAGAATTATAGCATAACAGAGTTACGGAAGTCAGTAAAGCGATTGACTTCATCGAATGCAGATTATTACATACTTCATTACAAAGAACCGGATATAGTTATTCCCGGTTCTTTTTTTGTGAATTATTGAATAGATTGACCACAAATTATCAATATAATTTTATGATATTGTTTAAAATACTAAATTGCACACCTATTATTAACCTAATCATAAATAATAATGGGATATTATTTCAATAAAGTAATAAACAATATAAGCTTCGACGAGGCCATAGATAAAGCTAGAAAAGAGTTAATTAAAGAGGATTTTGATATTGTTTCGGAAATTGATTTTAAAAAGACATTCAAAGAAAAAATTAATAAAGATTATCCGGAATATATAGTGTTGGGAGCCTGTAATACTGAATTAGCGAATGAGGCAGTCCATGCAGAAAAACTTCTTGGACTAATGCTGCCTTGTAATATACTGGTAAAAAGGATAGATGAAAACAGTATAGAGATTGCAATAGTTGACCCTAAAGCGTCTTTAGCACTGTTTGAAAATAAAGAAGTAGAGAAAATTGCTGAGACTCTACAGGAAAAACTTGTCAAAGTTATAAATCACCTCTAATAAAAATAAGCCAATAACAGTTTTTATTGCTATTGGCTCTATTTTTTCTACACCAGACATTAGAGACTCTTAGGACAGAGCTTTCGTCGATTATTTAATTTCCATGTATAGAGCTCTCATTTAAAATTTTCCTGTTCAATTGCCTGAATATATTTTATAATCAGAATGAATTAATTTTTAAATTTGGATTAATTATAAAGATTAATAGCAGAAGATGATAAAAAAAATAAATCTGGTAAGCGATACTGTTACAAAGCCTACACCTGAAATGCTTGAATATATGATGCAGGCAGAAGTAGGTGACGATGTATTCAGGGAGGATCCGACTATCAATAAACTGGAAAGTAAGGTTGCAAGGATGTTTGGAAAAGAGGCTGCTCTTTTTACTCCATCGGGAACAATGGCTAATCAGATAGCGATTAAAATTCATACGCAGCCGGGTAATCAGGTAATCTGTGATAAAACGGCTCATATATACAATTATGAAAATGGAGGTATAGCAGTTAATTCGGGGTGTTCAGTAAAGTTAGCCGATGGAGACAGGGGTAGATTTACTGCAAACGATATTAACAACTTACTTCAGGTTAACGGGCCTTACTACATGCAGGAATCGGCTTTAGTAAGTGTTGAAAACACTACAAACCTTGGAGGAGGAGCTACATGGGACTATAAAGAAATTGAAAATATATCGAACGTATGTAAGGAAAATAATCTTCCTTTTCATTTGGATGGAGCCAGGCTATTTAATGCTTTGATAGCCAATAAAGAAACACCAAAACAATATGGCGATGTTTTTGATACAATTTCTATTTGTATTTCCAAAGGATTAGGAGCTCCTGTGGGCTCTGTTTTAATGGGAAGCAATAAGGATATACTAAAAGCATTGAGAATCAGGAAACTGATGGGAGGGGGGATGCGTCAGGCCGGATACCTGGCAGCAGCATGTATTTACGCTCTCGACAATAATGTAGACAGATTAAAAGATGACCATAAACGAGCTAAAACACTTGGAAACACACTGAAAAATCTAAATTATATAAAAAGTGTGCTGGATGTAGAAACCAATATTGTAATTTTTGAACTTAAGGATGGTGTTTCTCAGAAAAAATTCATGTCAGAATTAAATAAAAACAATATTTACATTGTGAGTATGGGAGGTTCTAAACTACGTATGACTACTCATTTGGATTTTAATGATGATGATTTGGATATTGTTGTGAAGGTTTTAAAAAACATTACTCTTTAGAATTATTAGTTTTGAGGTTTGTTGTTACAACAATTCAACAACAAACCTCAAAATTATTCCAATATTTACTTACAAACCGCTTCTAAAGCTTCTTCAATATCTCCAGGAGTACTCATAATTTTCATGAATTGTCCCATTGATAGTTCAGGCCAGTAAAGTGCTAATCGGTATTTTCCATGCAACATAGTAGCTTCTTTTCCCTGAAGTATAATCTCGTATGGTAAAGCTGCAATCTGATCTTCTCCAATTTTTGGCAAGAAGTTGCTTTCGCCTAAATTTCCTTTTAACGCAACTCCGTAAACCGCGATATCTTTGCCGCTAAACTTCAGCTTGTACACTAGTTTAGTATTTCCTTTTCCGGTTTTTAAGTTAGCTTCAATTTTAGCGACACCTTCAGCAAACGACGAGTATTCTTTCAATTCTACCGGATCTGTAAAGTAAGGCATCATCATCTTATACTGGTATTCAGCAAGCTCATCCTCACTGAGTTCTCCTCCAAATTTCACGGAATTACCTCCGATAATAGTAAGAGCTTTATTGCTTAATTTTTTCATTTCTGCTTTTTGGGAAGCATTTGCCGATTTCCCCCAATACGCATTAAACATGTAATATGGATTTGCAATTGAAACCGTGGTTTTTCCTTTATTTTCAATTAGTGAAACTCTAAGAACAGCACCTAAAGCACCTCTGTCTTCGAAGTTTAACGAAAACTTTTTTAATTCATTACTTGTAAAAGTAAGAACTTTTTGGTTAGACTTATCTGAAGGGCTGTATTCTCCCAATACAAAAAATCCCGAAGATTTGATATTAGCTTTTATCTCTTCGGTAGTAGAATTTAAATCACTGAATTTTTCATTTGATTTAAAATATGCCGGTATTTTTTCTGCAGAAAGCGAAATACCAATTAATAGTAAAAATGCACTTAATATATTTTTCATGATTAAGATTTTATAAAATATTTATTTTTTTCAAAATTACATTTGGATAACACAACATAACATGATGATAGTTAGCTATATACAAATATAAATTTGTACATATATAGAAACGTCCTGAATATTAGGAGTATGTATTTAATAAAAGCGAAT
The sequence above is drawn from the Bacteroidota bacterium genome and encodes:
- the rbr gene encoding rubrerythrin, producing the protein MESLKGTKTEQNLLKAFAGESQATMRYRYFAKQAKKEGLEQIAALFEETAVNETAHAKRFFRFLEGNMVEITATYPAGKIGTTLENLKAAADGENEEWTELYPEFAKIAEEEGFKAVATAFKLIAEVEKAHEERYRTLYNNLEEGKVFEKGDNIVWKCRVCGYLHEGKKAPKVCPVCAHPQSHFEIQESNY
- a CDS encoding DUF302 domain-containing protein yields the protein MGYYFNKVINNISFDEAIDKARKELIKEDFDIVSEIDFKKTFKEKINKDYPEYIVLGACNTELANEAVHAEKLLGLMLPCNILVKRIDENSIEIAIVDPKASLALFENKEVEKIAETLQEKLVKVINHL
- a CDS encoding GntG family PLP-dependent aldolase; this translates as MIKKINLVSDTVTKPTPEMLEYMMQAEVGDDVFREDPTINKLESKVARMFGKEAALFTPSGTMANQIAIKIHTQPGNQVICDKTAHIYNYENGGIAVNSGCSVKLADGDRGRFTANDINNLLQVNGPYYMQESALVSVENTTNLGGGATWDYKEIENISNVCKENNLPFHLDGARLFNALIANKETPKQYGDVFDTISICISKGLGAPVGSVLMGSNKDILKALRIRKLMGGGMRQAGYLAAACIYALDNNVDRLKDDHKRAKTLGNTLKNLNYIKSVLDVETNIVIFELKDGVSQKKFMSELNKNNIYIVSMGGSKLRMTTHLDFNDDDLDIVVKVLKNITL
- a CDS encoding EF-hand domain-containing protein, which translates into the protein MKRSIKLIMTIAVVGLFSVNATAQNKCGGAEMKNSEMPEMAKFSDIDVNNDGKISEEECSDFRAKRKEKMEGTEMKEVMSDYKPPKFSEMDINGDGFLSPEEFKAHQDEHMKEIKAKMKANNGEMKCGSGKCGGK
- a CDS encoding neutral zinc metallopeptidase: MKWKGRSGSDNIEDRRGGGSNFNPLRGGNRKFSFITIIIIVVALYFGKDPMQFLQMGNEFLSTEQETTTTGVKNTGRSDDEMAHFVEVVLKDTEDVWTKVFREQLNSTYKKPILVMFSGHTTSACGAASASTGPFYCPVDEKVYIDLSFYNQLVNNLGGGGDFAMAYVIAHEVGHHVQKLLGISDKVHELRRKISEEEYNELSVRLELQADFFAGVWAKENQSMNHVLEEGDIEEAMNAANAIGDDRLQKQAQGYAVPETFTHGTSQQRMKWFMKGFETGDMSNGDTFSAKDL
- the hutI gene encoding imidazolonepropionase, translated to MKTIIQNISQLIQVREEKIDAIVGLEMKELPIIENAFVEIEDGIIVNYGPMSDIHGVDYANTTKVINAKGKIVMPTWVDSHTHVVFAGSREKEFVDKINGLSYEDIAKNGGGILNSAKKLHDTSEFELFEQASVRIEEIMGMGTGAVEIKSGYGLSVQDEVKMLRVIKLLKDKYPVTIKSTFLGAHAIPTAYKENRAGYINCIIEDMIPLIAKEGLAEYVDVFCDRGFFTPNETDQILKAGAKYGLIPKIHANELDYSGGIQIGVENNALSVDHLEFTGDEEIKVLMESETMPTLMPSTAFFLGLEYPPARKMIEAGLPVALASDYNPGSSPSGKMAFTVSLACIKLKMTPEEAINAATMNSAYAMGVQNELGSITKGKKANLIITKPLSSYARIPYSFGSDLVDKVLINGKII
- a CDS encoding acyl-CoA dehydratase activase; the protein is MKQDIHIGLDLGSISINTIVMDNEKNIIESRYDFCHGMPFSLLRRLLTEIINKYSENSINHIAITGTGGKLAQELIGGHFVNEIIAQSASVAKLYPNVKTVIEMGGEDSKLIIMHGDEKEKSSRLSDFTLNNICAAGTGSFLDQQAKRIGVSIEKEFGRLALKSEKPPRIAGRCSVFAKSDMIHLQQIATPVHDIVAGLCFAVARNFISSMGKGKKFDFPIIFQGGVAANEGVVRAFRELLKAKEDELIIPKHLASMGAIGALYYILDQKELAIKPYLGIENIDNYLSGRHSKSDYNESLTKSAAKYNKDVYPIPEGIDKLDVYLGVDIGSLSTNVVLIDKYNHVIARRYLPTASKPLEAIRRGMSEIYEEIGDRVNVLGAGSTGSGRYLTGDFIGADIIRNEITAQATAAIAYDSSVDTIFEIGGQDSKYICIDNGVIVDFEMNKVCAAGTGSFLEEQSEKLDINIIEEFGKLAIEAENPAKLGNRCTVFMESDLNSQQQKGVSKDNLIGGLAYSIVENYIQKVVRKKRIGNKIFFQGGVTNNQAVVAAFEKITGKEIIIPPHFDVTGAIGVAILARESMVNGKKTSFKGFDISKIPYTVDTFTCKSCSNLCEIRRVRIEGEKKPLYFGGRCELWEVEDRKGKGKGIPNLFEERNAILLDGFIEEEKDDRITIGIPRALMLFYQQFPFWRTFFTDLGFRVVISPESDTRLIKKSLEMIVAETCFPVELMHGHIIDLLEKDVDFVFTPFIINAKTEKDNPTNNTNCPWVQSFPFMVKAAIGDNSLIDKMLIPTLNFRYFGRVLNKELSDFMYDKFGISKKAVVNAIKKADKAQEIFENKIVLRGQEVMSNLPADKEALVIIGRVYNTGDPALNLSMVEKLINQDVLPIPLDYLPLGSEHILNDYPQMYWPNGQKILAGARIIARDPKLHAVYMGNFRCGPDSFLAHFVHEEMAGKPYLELEIDEHSADAGMVTRYEAFLDSLKGAKLAHKKKSEIFRPGIQRSDPMKDRTLYFPYMSDSAYAIAAASRSVGMNAEVLPMQTKVDLELGRKNTSARECFPMVCTTGSFLKKLYAPDTDPKKVSFFMPDHNGPCRFGQYNKLQRIIFDKLGFKDAEIISPGNDTAYADISGGQSTKFRFIAWKGFVAVDLLRKMKQERKPYELFQGETEKVYKESLNSVVKSLETGAKHLEDILHQAALNFDNIAISNGERKPVIVVLGEIFMRDNPYCSGQIVNRLESFGAETFIAPFAEWISYSTYRYTRDSLWKSDYLGVLKSKIQEFSQNISAGRLHKAANGYFDKEKDISVKEMLNNCGNYIHKHYDGDPALNLGSSVRLAQEKVSGIVNILPFTCMPGTVVAAVSHKFKKDNNDIPHVNIAYDGQEDTSIELRLQAFIHQAKEYSVRHGYNKPQNWHLIK